The nucleotide sequence TTAGACTTCCTATGAATCAATTCTCTCATCAGTAAAGCAAGTATCAAAAACAGTAGTTATCTCACAGAATACCATTGTGATGCATCAATGGGAATCATGCAAAATGTCTAGAATAGCTCCCTGCACTCCACATCTCAATTTAATATTATCACTATCCCTTCTGCTCAGCAAACAAGATTTCAAGTACTTAAAATTATATGATAATAATTCTTCTGATATGTTTAAGTATTATTAATTTCAAGGACTctaaattgtatttaaatttgCTTAGAGGAGCAAAGCAGCAATGTTTTAAGAATAGTACAATAGGAATGCTACATAATAGATGTTCATGTTATCAATGGTGAATAAATTACATGGTAAATTCATGATTTATCAGGATAAATTTGTAGGCAGGATGGGACAATCTGGACTAGAGACCTCTAGCTCGGGTGTAAGTCTGGAGACAGTACTGAGGATCCAGAGAAGACAGAACACAGAGAGGCCGTCCCCTCCTACTGGGTCCCCTATTCTGGTCTTTGAATATATCAGAGGCCATATCACATCCTCCACTCAGGCCCCTCCAACCAGCTCATAAGCGCTGTTACCTTTCCTTAAAGTCTCTGTCATGCACGCTGTGTTTCCCAAGGTTTATCATTCTCTGCAGTTTCTTGACATCACCTTCACTTGCAGCCTGGTGGATCTTTTTGCGAGGTTTGTATCTGGCTTCGTTTGCacaaatgcttttcatatccCGTAAAAAGTCCAACAAGTTTTTTCCTGGGACATCGCAGAAACCCATAGGTGTCTTTTCCTTAATTCCATGAACCAAGTTCTTCATGACTGAAGATACTTACTGGTCTCACCGCCTGGCCCTGACCTTCGGATTTTCCCTAGTATTTGTCCTTTAGCCCACTAATTCCCCAACTCAGAATTAGCTCAGTATTTGTCCTTTGGCCCACTAATTCCCCAACTCAGAATTATGGAAAAATCAAGATACGCCCACAAGGTCCCACACTAAAACTGTATGGTGGGGGAAATAGCTTATGACACCCCTAGATACAGTTGCTGGACTCCAGGTTGCCAAGCAACACAGGTAAACATTGGTGTGCATGCGCAAAGCGGGCCTCCTGCACTGCTAACATCCTTAGAGTTTAAGGGTGTTCATTgtgaatgtacaagccacttctGGCCATCTTTCTTCAGGAAAACAAGTCTGTGTTCCATTAAATATCCATATCACCCTCACTGCAAACAATGTTCCTCCTCAGCTTCCATCTCTCAATCCGAGCTCTAGCTCCTTACTCCCCTTCTACACTttgctctcctttcctcttcccttcttctctctccctcttctatcCCTCCTTTATTCATACAACCTtaagttctttttcttcctcttccatttttCACTACCCCCTTCTCAACCCCATTCTTCTCCCCAGGAGCAGCCCAACCCAGCTCTTACATTAGTTCATCATTCAAATGCACCCCTGGAAAGtccatctttctttctaccttaCTTCCTTCTCTCCACACCCCTTTCACTCCAGGTTTCCCACAAGATTCCAGAATACACCTATCTCTTCTTCCTGCTGACCTTCACCCACACCATATAATCTcaccattcactcattcaccacacacacacagtgaaaagcaagcaaacaagacgTGATGGTGCACattttaatcctagtgctcaggaggctaaTGCAGGAGAATTTTGAGTTTGCTGCTAGCTTTGATTAAACTtagctccaaaaaagaaaaagtaccaGAAATGTCTGGAAGGCAGTGATGAACTGTTCAGGTGTGAAAACAATGGAtaattttttactttcatttccaTTAGTGCTTTTTATATAgtctaaaatatgtatttcataaTAGCTAGTAAATATGTAACCACTGAATAACAAAAAAGTGATATATAAATAATAACCAAgcaataaatatgtaataatatatggCTTATAACCAATAGATTTGATCATTTCATCttcaatttgaaataaattattcaagTTTATCAAGCAGttagagaagaaataataaatcGTGTCAAAGTGGAGGACATCATTTAACATTTGTGTTTATAATGCAGTATTCAGGTTGTACATTCTCGTGAGGAGCTTAGGAGACCCTTTTCATACTCAGGAGTTGTTTACTCAGTCTCTTCATTGCCACCTTCATGTCTTTGTTCCTCAGTGTGTAAATGACCGGGTTCAGGATGGGCGTAATCATGAAGTCCAGAATGGCAAGAAACTTATCCACTGGGACATTAGGAAATGGCCATATGTACACGAAGATGCATGGTCCAAAGaacaaaaccaccacagagaTGTGAGCAGAAAGTGTAGAGAGGGCCTTGGACAAACTGCCCAAGGACTGTTTCTGTACAGTGAACAGTATGAAGATGTAGGAGACAATCAATAAGAAAAAGGTAGTGACAGAAATTAATCCACTGTCAGCAGTAACCAAGAACTCCATTCTGTAGGTGTCTATGCAGGCCAGTTTGATGAACCTAGGAAGGTCACAGTAAAAACTATCTATCTCATTAGAACCACAAAAAGGCAAATGGACAACAAAAGCTAACTGAGCCACTGAGTGAATGAGACCAATAACCCATGCACCAATCACAAGCAAAAGGCACATTCGTGGGCTCATGATGGTCAGGTAGTGAAGGGGCTTGCATATGGCCACATATCTGTCCCAGGCCATGGCTACCAGCAACACCATCTCACATCCCCTCAGGACATGAAGGACAAACATCTGGAAGATACAGCCCTGGAATGAAATGGTATTATGACTGGAGTACAGATCAGAAATCAACTTAGGAACAGTTGAGGTAGAAAAACATAAGTCAACAAATGAAAGATTAGCTAAAAGGAGGTACATGGGTGAATGTAAATGAGGGTCAAGGACAACTGTAAGCACAACTGAGAAATTCCCCAGAAAAATGGTTGCATATGATATTGTAGAAAACACAAAGAGGAAACATTGTGTTGGTCTGTAGATTGATAATCCCAGGAATATAAACTCAGATACTTCAGAGTAATTTGCTTCATTCATTGGATCTTTCTTGAGTTATCTACaatactcaaaacaaaacaagcaaagcaGTTaccagaaataagaaaataataacctagcagtgaaatattttatttgtgaactcattacaataaaatgattttatattaaaaagtataatttaaaataaatatctattgaaagaaataaacataaattgtttcaaaatatgtattaataaaaacaatttttcatgACATTACATATTTTGAAGAATTAATGTCTCTATTCTTCCAATATCCATTATGAATATATACTGTATCCCAAATACTATGTTATGTCCTTTGGTAAGACGGTGATCCTGTTTCTGGCAGAATTGCAGGCACATTGAATACTTTAAGCGTAAACAACTTTAAACACAAAACCTTGATGACTAAGATGAAGAAAAAGCATAGGAGAATGGTTGGTTTATATCAGTGCCATCTGACTGAAGAGGAATTAGAGTGTAAAGGGTTTGAAATGTCCTCTGCATTGACCTTGAGACAAGGGAA is from Peromyscus leucopus breed LL Stock unplaced genomic scaffold, UCI_PerLeu_2.1 scaffold_1352, whole genome shotgun sequence and encodes:
- the LOC114688286 gene encoding olfactory receptor 4F6-like, translating into MNEANYSEVSEFIFLGLSIYRPTQCFLFVFSTISYATIFLGNFSVVLTVVLDPHLHSPMYLLLANLSFVDLCFSTSTVPKLISDLYSSHNTISFQGCIFQMFVLHVLRGCEMVLLVAMAWDRYVAICKPLHYLTIMSPRMCLLLVIGAWVIGLIHSVAQLAFVVHLPFCGSNEIDSFYCDLPRFIKLACIDTYRMEFLVTADSGLISVTTFFLLIVSYIFILFTVQKQSLGSLSKALSTLSAHISVVVLFFGPCIFVYIWPFPNVPVDKFLAILDFMITPILNPVIYTLRNKDMKVAMKRLSKQLLSMKRVS